In the genome of Haloprofundus halobius, the window CGGTCCTGCAGGAGCACGCCGCCGGTCTCCTGCTGGAAGGTTCTGATGAGTCCGAGCATGGCGGCCAGACAGACGACCGCGAACGGCGCGCCCGTGATGATGGCCGCCGACTGCAGCGCGTTGACGCCGCCGACCACCATCAGGATGGAAGCGACGAGTCCCTGCAGCACCGCCCAGAAGACGCGGTTGATGGAGGAGGGGTGCTCCTTCCCGCCGGTCGTCATCATCGACACCGCCAGCGTCGAGGAGTCCGCCGACGTGACGAAGAACGTCGTCACGAGGACGAGGAACACGAACAGCAGGAGCGGCCCGAGGACGGGAAGTTGCCCGAAGAGGACGTATCCGGAGACCGCTTCGCTGTACTCGCTGATGGGGCCGAGGACGTTCGCCGTTCCAGAGTTCTGCATGATGACTGCCGACCCGCCGACGATGGCGAACCACGGGATCGTCGCCATCGACGTCGCGCCGATACCGGCGAAGGCCACCTCACGGACGCTGCGCCCGCGCGAGATGCGGGCGATGAACAGCCCCGCGAACGGCGACCACGCCAGCGGCCACAGCCAGTAGAAGACGGTCCAGCTGTTCACCCACTTGTCGGGAGCCGTCTCCGCCGGCTGCGTGTAGAGACTCATCTGGAAGAACTCGCCGATGAATCCGCCGGTCGCCTGTGTCGCGAGTTCGAGGATGCGGAACGTCGGGCCGAGGATCAACGTGGCGACCATCAGGAGCAGGAACACCGTCATGTTGAAGTTCGAGAGCCGACGGATCCCGCGGTCGACCCCGAGCACCAGCGAGACGGTGAAGATGACCGTCATCCCCGTGATGACGAGGACGGTCCCGATGTCACCAAGTTGAATCCCCCACTGGAAGTCCAGTCCGGTGATGAACTGGCTACCGATGAATCCGAGTGACGTCGCGACACCGCCGAGCGTCGCGAACACCGCGAGGATGTCGATGATTTTCCCGACGATCCCGTCGACGTTGTCTGCGCCGAGGATCGGCGTCAGTACTGCCGAGACGCGCAGCGGCGCGTCGTAGTTGTAGACGTAGTAGCCGATGGCCAGCCCCATGACCGTGAAGCAGGACCACTGGGTGAGACTCCAGTGGAAGATGGAGTACTGTATCGCGATCGGCATCGCCGCCGCCGATTCGGCCGGAGCGTTATACAGCGGGGGCACCGACGAGTAGTGGAACAGCGCCTCAGCCGGTCCCCAGAAGACGATACCCGCCGCCAACCCGGCGGAGTACATCATCGCGAAGTACGAGAAGTAACTGTACTCGGGGTCCTCGTTGCCTAACTGGAGTTTCCCCCAGGGGCCGAAGATGACGAACCCGAGAAAGAGGACGAACCCCAGCATCACGAGGAGGAAGAACCAGTTGAAGTTCGAGAGCAACCAGTACTGGATCCCCTGTATGAACTCGTACGCCTGATCGGGCCTCGTCGCGAACGCGGCGACGAAGAGGAGTGTGATCCCCGCGCCGAACGCGAAAATGACCGGCTCTATCTCGTCGAAAAACTGACTAACCGCCCCCTGGTCGTCCGAAGTGCCCATCCGTCACCACCCTCCCTCTGGAATGCCGACGGCTCGACCGACCACCGTAGTCGCCCCGAACCGCTCCGTGGTTCGATGATTCACGTGCTGTTCGCCGTCTCGTTCGCCGCGTGGATTGCAGTCGATGTACATTGGCCTGTCCCCTGTCAACGCTCGCTATGCTATACGGTGCCGCACGTCACGGCTATCAACCATGAGACAGTTAAACATTACGGTTATTGAAACCGATGGATACGATATCCGTTTACTTTCTTCTAATCGTAACGAAGGTTCACCCGGGTAGAACGCTGTCTCCGGGGGCTGTGCGGCACCATCTTTCGTTCACCATCGGATTCGAGGGCCGAGCGTCGAGTGACGAGAGACAGCGACGGAGCGCAACTCCGACGAGTGCGATATACAGATTCTGAGCGGGGAATTCCGCGGACAAACTCGCACGACCGGCCTGTTTCCAGCCGTTTCCAGTCGTAAGCCTTACTGCCGTCAGTACACACAAACTGTGTATGGGAAACTCACCCGACGCCGACGACGCGGACGGCTCTGACGCGGACGCCGCCGAGATGGACGCCCCCGGCGCAGAGGCACGCAACGGCCTCGCTTACTCGGCGGACCGCGGACGCGGTATCCTCACCCCCAGCGACCGCGAGTACCTCCTCGGTCGGAAGACCGACTACACCGAACACTCGAAGAAGCAGAAGCGCAACCGCATCCGCCGCCGCCTCCGCAACGCCATCCTCGACTTCACCATCCTCTTCGAGCATCTCGAAGACCGCGACCGAGAGACCGTGTTCAACCCCGACGACGACGCCCGCGACGCGTACACGCAGGGTATCACCGACCTGCTCGCGTTCCTCCACCTCGGAACGATGGGCTACTACACGCCGTTCAAGGACATGCTCGCACAGGGCGTCAACAAAGCCGAACAGGAGCTCGCCGGGTCGGACTACCGGATGGTGACAGTCGACTTCAGCGTCGAACCGGTCGGCCGAATCGACGTCGACGAAGTCGTCGACAAACTGGAGTACGGCGAGTTCGCCGACCTCACCGACGAGGAACTGCGCGCGTTCACCCGCCTGCTCGCCGACTCCGAGGAGTTCTCCGCGGCCGATGTCCGCTCGGAGATGAAAGCGCAGATGTCCGCGTTCATCGAGCAGGTCGACACCGCGGCGGAACGACGCGACCGGCGTCTCGAAGAACTGAACGACTGAAACGCGGCGCGGACGACCGAGTCTCTATCCGAGGTACGCGACGGCGTCCATCTCGACGCGGACGTCCCCCGGGAGCCGCGAGACCTCGACGCAGACGCGGGCCGGCGGGTCACCTGAAAACTTCGCGCCGTAGGACTCGTTGACGCGGTCGTAGTCGTCGAGGTCCGTGAGGTAGACGGTCACCTTGACGACGTCGTCGAGTCCGTCGCCGCCCGCTTCGTCGACGACGGCGGCGACGTTCTCCAGTACGCGCTCGGTCTGCGCCTGCACGTCGCCGTCGACGTCCTCGCCCGTCTCCGGGTCGACGGGGCCGTAGCCGGAGACGTACAGCGTGTCTCCGGCGACGACGCCCTGCGAGTAGGGGTTGTCGTTGCGCGGTGCATCGTCCGTGACGATTCGTTCTGTGGGCATCTTCCGTGGGTTCTCGGGTCGGATGTGGTCGAATATCGGTTCCGGTCGAAATCGGTCGTGGCTGGGATCGACTCAGACGCGCTGTTTCTCGGACGTGACGGTCTCGATGGCGTCGACGATGACGTCGAGCGCCGTCTCGGCCAACTCCTCGGTGAGCACGAGCGGCGGCAGGAGTCGAAGCACGTTGCCGTGGCGTCCGGCCTTCCAGACGAGCACGCCGTGCTCGAAGCAGTAGTCCTGGATGGCGTCGGCGGCGTCGTCGTCGGGACGTCCCTGCTCGTCGACGAGCGCCGCGCCGATGAACAGCCCTTTGCCGCGAACCTCGCCGACGCGGGGGTTACTCTCGCCGACCGCTTCGAGGCGCGTCCGGATGGAGTCGCCGAGGTCGCGGGCGTGCGCCAGCAGGTCGTGCTCCTGGATGTACTCGATGGCGCGAGTCCCTGCACGCATCGCCACGACGTGGCCGCGGTACGTGCCGGCGTGATCGCCCGACCCCCACGTGTCGAGGTCCTCGTGGTACATCGTCGCCGACAGCGGGAAGCCCGTGCCGCCGAGTGCTTTCGCGGAGGTCATCACGTCGGGTGTCACGTCGTACCACTCGCTGGCCCACCACTGGCCGGAGCGACCGAGGCCGCTCTGAATCTCGTCGAACACGAGGGGAACGTCGTTGTCGTCGGCGATGTCCCGGAGACCTTTCAGGAACCCTTTCGGCGGGGCGACGACGCCACCCTCGCCCTGAATGGGTTCGACGAAGATGCCCGCCGGGTTCGCGAGGCCGCCGTAGGGGTCCTCGAAGATGGCCTGTACCTCTTCGAGCGCGTGGTCGACCGACTCCTGTGGGCTCTTTTCCTGCTCGAAGGGGTTCGGATACGGCGCGTGTGTGACGTCGGCGAGAAGCGGCGTGTAGTTGCCTTTGAACTTCTTGTTTCCGGTGAGACTCATCGCGCCGCTGGTCGCGCCGTGGTACGCGCCGCGGAACGCGACGAGGCCAGTCCCCTCCGTGTTGTACTTCGCGAGTTTGATCGAGGCCTCGATGGCGTCGCTGCCGGTCGGACCGCCGAAGACGACTTTACTGTTGCCGCTCAGGCTTCCGGGCGCGATCTCGTCGAGTTTCTCGATGAGTTCGAGACGCGCTTCGGTAGGGAAGTCGACGGTGTGGACGAGTTTGTCCGCCTGTTCGTGGACCGCTTCGAGAACGTAGGGGTTCGCGTGGCCGACGTTCAACACGCCGATGCCCGCGAACATGTCGATGAACGTGTTACCGTCGACGTCGCGGACGGTTGCACCTCTCCCCTCCTCGAAGGCGATGGGAATGTCCTCGGGATACGCCACCGCGCTGCTGTCGATCTCGCGCTGTTTCTCCAGGAGCGCTCGGGAGTTCGGTCCCGGAACGGAGTCGACGTTCGGTGCGTCGTCGTAATGCAATTCCGCTATGGGTGGCCCTGCGGTCATGGTCGACACCATGAGGAACAGTCATAAAAATTTTGTCCACGATTCCCATTGAAGATGTACACAGTATTCGTAACCACTTTGTCCGTGCGCGGCCGACCAACACGGTAATGTTACACACGATTGGACCGCTTCTCACAGTCGACGTCGGAGCCAAAGAGAGCCGAACCGAAGCGATCGACGAGATCCTCGAATCCTACATCGGCGGCCGGGGCGTCGCGACGAAACTCGCACACGACCGGATTCCGTTCGACGCCGACCCGTTCGGCGCAGAGAACCGCCTGTTCTTCACGACGGGGCCGATGCAGGCGTCGAACATGAGCTTCACCGGGCGGATGAACTGCACCGGCGTCTCGCCGCTCACCGACGGGTTGGTCTCGTCGAACGCCGGCGGGTTCATGTCGCGGAACTTCGCCGACGCGGGGTACGCCGCGGTCGAACTCGTCGGCGCGAGCGACGACCTGCTCGCCGTCCACGTCACCGACGACGGCGTCGAGTTCGAGGCGGTGCCGGAGCTCGAAGGCGCGACCGTCTCCGAAGTCGGCGCGTACATGGACGGCGAACACGGTCTCGGCGTCGAGAACCTCGCCGTCGCCGGTCCCGCGGGCGAGAACCGCGTCCGCTTCGCCTCCATCATGACGAGCGAGGAGCGCGCGTTCGGTCGCGGTGGTCTGGGGGCGGTGATGGGGTCGAAGAACGTGAAGGCGATTAGCTTCGAGGGCGACTCCGCGCCCGACATCGAGGTCCCGTCGGGCCAGATGGAGATTCACCGCGAGGCGGCGACCGACGACCACATCATGAAGCGGCAGGGGACGGTCGCGGTGATGGACCTCGCAAACGAAATCGGCGGACTCCCGTCGTACTACTTCTCCGAGCAACAGTTCGAGGGCGTCGAGGGAATCAACGGCGACGCCGTCGAGTCGAAGAAGTACAAGAAGGGTACCTGTTCGGCCTGCGCGTTCGCGTGCAAGCTGCCGACGAAGGACGAGGAGCGCGGCGTCGAGACGGAGGGGCCGGAGTTCGAGGTGGCGATGGCGTTCGGGTCGAACTCCGGCGTCGACGACATCGTCGACGTGATGAAGTCGAACAAACTGTGCGACGAGTACGGATTGGACGCCATCTCCACGGGGAACACCGTCGCCGCCTACCTCGCCAGCGAGGACGAGTTCGGCAACAGAGAGCTCATCTGGGATCTCGTCGAGAAGATCGCCCATCGGAAGGGCGTCGGCGACGACCTCGCGGAGGGAATCGGTCGGGTCCACGACGACCTCGGCGTCGAGAACTGGACCGTGAAGGGGCTGGACTTCGCCGCCCACGAGGGGCGCGTCCTCCACGGGCAGGGGCTGTCGTACGCGGTCGCAAACCGCGGTGCCGACCACATGTACGCCGTCTTCTACTCGCAGGAGTATCCGCTCGTCCCCGAGGACGAGGCGATGGATCCGACCGGACTCGACGGCAAGCCGCAGCGACTCATCGAGAAGGAGAACCAGATGGCGCTCAACGACAGCGGCGTCGTCTGCAAGTTCTCCCGCGACTACATGACGCCCGAGCGCTACGAGATGCTGTTCGGGACGGAGTACGAGACACTTCTCGACGTCGGAAGTCGAGTCGTCACGCTCGAACGCCACTTCAACAACCGGCGCGGCTTCGACCGCTCGGACGACGCGCTCCCGTACGACCTCCCCGACTTCGAGACGGCGCTCGACGAGTACTACGACCGCCGGGGCTGGACCGACGAGGGCGTCGTGCCCGAGGACGCGATACCGGTCTGAGCCCGATACCGGTTGAGCCGTCGCCGACTCGAACAATACTCGGTCGATACTCGAACGGTACTCGGTCGGCGATTAGCGAGCACCGCTCCCGCCGGGAGACGGCGCGCCGTACATCTCGGCCACTTCCCGCTCGAACGTCCCGGCCGCCTTCGTCAACAGTTCGACCTGCGCCGCCTTCGTCTCGTTGTCGATGGCGTAGGACGGACCGGAGAGGTTCAACGAACCGTACACTTCTCCCCGGGGCGATTTCACCGCTTTACCGACTACCCAAAGCCCCTCGATGGCCTCTCCGTCGCTCTCGGCGTAGCCCCGTTTGCGGACCCGCTGCAGTTCGGTGAACAGTTCCTCCTCCGTCGATATCGAGCGCTCCGTCGCCGCCGGAAGCCCCCACCGGTCGACGATTTCTCGGACGCGCTCTCGGGGATACTCGGCGACGATCGCCTTCCCCGAGGCCGTCGTGTGAACGTGGAAGGGGCTTCCGTCGACGAGAAACTGCGGGAAGTTCGTGAAATCGAGGTCGCCGTACAGCGAGACGATTCGACCGTTCTCTTCGACGGCGAAATCCGCCTCCAGCGCCGACTCCTGCGACAGATGCTCGATGGTCTCCTCTGCGATGCGTCGATACTCCTTGCGGGTTCTGACGTAGTCGCCGAGGTGGCAGAACTTCGCGCCGAGATGGTACCGGTTGTCCTCGTTGACGACGTAGCCGTACTCCGCGAGCGTGTTGAGGTGGCTGTGAACCGTACTCTTCGCGAGGTCCGACGCCTCCGCGAGCTCGACCAGACTCGCTCCTTCGAGTTCGAGGATGTGCTCGACTAACTGAAGCGACAGCGCAGTCGTCTTGAGCACCCGCCCGGCGTCCCGTTCTGTCATAGCTAGCGGTCAGGCGGTATCCCTAAAACAGTTTCCGACGGCTCACGTCGCCGTCGGACCAGTCGGGCGAAGTGGGCGCGTGTCGTGGTTCCGTCGCGACGGACTCGCCGAACACCGAGTCCGGAACCGCGCAGATGTACTCTCGGACTCGAACGCTCGCACCCGCGTCGTACGCTCTCGACTCGGGAAGGAACCGCCGAGCGTCGGAGCGGAGTCGATGTACGTCTCGGTCGATCTCGGTCGATCGTCCACCCGGCCCATTTTGTTCCCGAGAGGCGAATATTTATATATAACCCCGAACCGTAACGAGACGGGAAGTGACGCGTTGCACCCGCACGATGAACTGTAGGCTTGCACAAAAATACTCCGAGTGACGAGAGTAGTTCCGCGAGGAACCGCCGAATCCCGGAGGGCCTCGCATGGATACTGGAAGTAGTCTGTTCTCGAGAGGCGGATATTTTTATAGTCCCGCGAACCGGTAATCCCCCGTTGCCGTTACAAATTTAGTTATGTAACGCCCGCGTCCCGTCCGCTCCTCTTCGTCCGATTGCGCGCGGATTTCGAGGACGTTTTCTCCGTTGACGCTCTCTCTGGGTGCGAAAATCGAACAAACCGGTAACGTGACTCCCGTGCCGTCCGCATTGATAAATGTTCACACGACGCGAACGCGGAGGACGAAATCCGTGTCGGAGTCGGTCACTCCACATCGACCGCCTCGAATAGTGTTCATTAGCTGTGTTCAGTAGTTACAACAACTATATTCATTCTCTTACGTCGACCCCGATAACACCCTGGTGCCGATGGGCTCGTCGTCGAACGAACCATATAGAATTGCATATCTATTCCACTACTATACATACCTGGTCTCGACGTGAACGCCGGTCACTACTGGAAGATCTCTTCGAAACGTCTCTCTTGGAGCAACCGTTTCCGACGATGCGGTCGGGTCGGAGTTCCCTTCGGCGGCTGTCGGATTCGCCCATTATCTATCGAATGACTGTGTGTCTACCACCGACTCGGGATCGGAGGCGTCGGCGACGAAGACTACTCGATACCGGTTGGCGTTCAGTTACTTCTCACCGACGAAGTAACCGACACTCGGTGGACGAAGTCGTCGTGAACGAATTCGTCGTCGGCTCGTGGTCATGTGTTGCACAATATAAGAACTTCTATCCGGCTCCGAGACGGGTGAGCCTCTCGCTGACATCAGTCGATAGTCCGGGGGCCGCCGACCGCCTCGTCGGTGTGGTCTCGCTCACCGACTCCGGGTTCACCGTCCGGTCCCGTCGAAACGCGACCCGTCGACGTTCGCGAACGGTCGCGACCTCTACCGGCGAACTCGGACTCCCGGTCATCATCGTTGTGCTCGTCGATTTCGGCCTGTTCCGCGTCGTTCGACGCGGTGAACGCTTCGTCGCTAGCCGTTTCCATCGCCGGAGACGACTGGTTCTCACGTACCGCTTGTACCTCGTCCGACGGCGAGTTCGGAATCGTCACCGCCGTATCGGCCCCGAGTCGACGCGCGTCGTCAGAACCCAACTGCGTCCGAATCACGTCGGCGAACTCGGTCGCGTCGTACACGTCGTCGATGCTGATGGTCAACCCGCCCGTTGACCCTGCGCGAACGCGGACCTTTCCGCGCCCGGACATCGACTCCCACATGGATTGCCGTTCCTCGACGGACCGAACCTTCTCGATCGGTATCTCGCTTCGGACGAGCGAGAGGAACCGATACTCCTCCATCACGCGCTGATTCGTGACGATGTACGTCGTGAGTGTGTTCCGCCAGTAGCGGTGAATCCCCGTCGAGAAGAGGTACAGTCCGACGGCGAGCGCCAGCGTCGGATAGACGAGCGGCCGTTCGGTGAAGTACAGAAGCGTCATTCCGGCGGCCAGAAACGGAATCGACGCGAACGCCTGTGCGAGCGCGTTCCGCTGGGCCGGGTCTCTGTCGTCGACGACTGATTCGTCCGCACGCATCGCCGGCGCGGGCGGTGCGCCGATGAACTGCACGTAGAGGCCGAGCGCCGTGACGAAGAGACCGAAAGTAGCGAGCAGGACGCCGGTTATCGGCGGAGCAGCCGATTGCCCAGCGACGAGCGGATAGGCGGCCTGAAACTCGTAGATGTAACCGCCGACGGCGACGAACGGGGCACCGAGTAGCGCGCTCCAGACCGCTGGTAATCCTCGTGACATCGTTATCGGCTCTTGAGCATCTCGTAGGCGATTCCCAACACGGAGGTAGCGATACCGACGAGCGTGAGCGTCGTCTCGTCCATCGACGCGCCGCCGCAGTAGCTGAAGAAACCGCGCTCGCACTCACTACTCGACGCCGACGGTGACGACTGTGACGAGGGCGGCGAACCGTTCTCCGGCGACGAGGTGAACGTCGCCGGTGGCGGCGTCTCCGTCGGCGTCTCGACGGCTGCGTGAACGGTCACCGGACGCGTCGACACCGACTCATCACCGGCCCAGATACCGTGCTCGGTGCTGCGAGACGACAGCGGAACGGCGGCGCGCTCGATGTCAGCGTAGCTCGCCTCGAACCGGACTGTCCGTTCCTCGCCCATGGGGACGCGGACCCACTGGGTGGCGACGATCGCGTCGTCGAGGCGGTACGAGAGCTGGCCTTCGAACTGACTGGACCCCACGTTTCGGACGGTCATGTTCACTTGGACCGTCTCGCCCGGTCGGACGTCGTTCGGCGTCTGGAACCGTTCGACGGCCAGCATCGAGGCGTCGGCGCTCGGTCCTTCCACGACTCGAACTTCGCCTCCGCGTCGCGATTCGCCGGTGACTACGGTGTGGTTGTGCGTCGTCGCGTCGTCGATCGACCCGACCGTCGATTCGACGTCCGCCATCGATATCTCGAAGGCGACCTGTCGCTGCTTGCCCGCGTCGACCGTCACGGTCTTTGCTGCGACCTCGTTTCCGTCGAACTCGTACGCTACGGTCCTCGTAATCGTCGTGTTACCGGGGTTTTCGACCGTCGCGAGGACGACGTAGGGGTCGTCCTTCGAGATCTCCGTGGGTGCGTCGAACGTCTGCGCCGTGAAGTCGATATCGGGAGTCACTCGGATACGGGCGGCGGCTCCTCCGCCCGTCTCGTTTCGGACGCCGTGAACGTACGGTCCCGGGGCGGCCGACCCGTGCCGGTCCTCGATTTCCGAGAGTGAGGACCGGAACGTGACTCGCGTCGATTCGCCCGCGTCGAGCGCGACGCGTTCCGTGTCGACGACGCTCCCGCCGAAGGTGTAGTTGACCAGTTTCGTTCCGTTCGTCCCCGCTGTGTTCGTCACCGTCGCGTCGACGCGAAACTCGTCACCGCGGCGGACGACGCTCGGAGCCGAGAGATTTGATAGCTCGAACGTCGCTTCGTCGGTCGTGTGGGAATCAGGGGTCGAACTGGGGACCGGTGTCGCCGTCGGCGTGTCGGTCTCCTGCGGAGGTTCCGAATCGTTGGGCGACTCGTCGGTCGACGTCGTTTCGTTCGAAGATGTCGTGGTGTTTTGACCGGTCGACGTTTCCGTCGCGGTAGTCTCTTCCGTCTGAACAGCGGTGAACCGCTCGTTACGCTCCTCGACGACCGCCGCGGCGACGGGCGACCCGGTTGCGGTGAGGAGGGCGAGAACGAGCGCGACCGTTACTGTGAGAGAAGGCCAGTCGCGCGTGAATTTCATTACGGTCGTCCCTCTGAATACATAATACAAATAGTTTGTTTTCTCTCTATGACGATTTGAGAATAAGTTAGTAGAAAAGAAATTACTTTATAAAAGAAACTCAAAATTATTTGAGTGTCGCGGCTGTGGGGTGCACTCTGCGCCATTGTGGGCTATGTACTCGGTTCGTCGGGTAGTGGGTGTCCATCGTCCACCGTGGTCGACATCCCGCAGATAGCTATCCGTGTTCGTCCGTCTCTCGGCCGGACATACAACTATCTATGACATTGCGAACCATTATATCCGGAATCGTTGGGAATCGGCATATGAACGATTTGAGCGGATTCCAGCGGGACCTCCTGTACGTGATATCGGGCTTCGGCCAGCCGTCGGGTCAGGAGGTGAAAAACGAACTCGAACAGTACGTCGACGGCGAGATCAACCACGGACAGCTCTACCCGAACCTCGACACGCTCGTCAACAAGGGCTACGTCGAGAAAGGGCCGATAGACCGACGGACGAACTACTACGCGATTACCGACGAGGGCGTCGAAGCGATCAGAGAACGGCGGTCGTGGGAGCGGCAGTACATCTCCCCGACGCCCTGACCGGTCTCTAGTTGAGCGAGTTGTTGGTGGCCGGTT includes:
- a CDS encoding BCCT family transporter gives rise to the protein MGTSDDQGAVSQFFDEIEPVIFAFGAGITLLFVAAFATRPDQAYEFIQGIQYWLLSNFNWFFLLVMLGFVLFLGFVIFGPWGKLQLGNEDPEYSYFSYFAMMYSAGLAAGIVFWGPAEALFHYSSVPPLYNAPAESAAAMPIAIQYSIFHWSLTQWSCFTVMGLAIGYYVYNYDAPLRVSAVLTPILGADNVDGIVGKIIDILAVFATLGGVATSLGFIGSQFITGLDFQWGIQLGDIGTVLVITGMTVIFTVSLVLGVDRGIRRLSNFNMTVFLLLMVATLILGPTFRILELATQATGGFIGEFFQMSLYTQPAETAPDKWVNSWTVFYWLWPLAWSPFAGLFIARISRGRSVREVAFAGIGATSMATIPWFAIVGGSAVIMQNSGTANVLGPISEYSEAVSGYVLFGQLPVLGPLLLFVFLVLVTTFFVTSADSSTLAVSMMTTGGKEHPSSINRVFWAVLQGLVASILMVVGGVNALQSAAIITGAPFAVVCLAAMLGLIRTFQQETGGVLLQDRTRFLGSPKKDGTVAPGKVAGQDDD
- a CDS encoding Rid family detoxifying hydrolase, producing the protein MPTERIVTDDAPRNDNPYSQGVVAGDTLYVSGYGPVDPETGEDVDGDVQAQTERVLENVAAVVDEAGGDGLDDVVKVTVYLTDLDDYDRVNESYGAKFSGDPPARVCVEVSRLPGDVRVEMDAVAYLG
- a CDS encoding aspartate aminotransferase family protein — protein: MTAGPPIAELHYDDAPNVDSVPGPNSRALLEKQREIDSSAVAYPEDIPIAFEEGRGATVRDVDGNTFIDMFAGIGVLNVGHANPYVLEAVHEQADKLVHTVDFPTEARLELIEKLDEIAPGSLSGNSKVVFGGPTGSDAIEASIKLAKYNTEGTGLVAFRGAYHGATSGAMSLTGNKKFKGNYTPLLADVTHAPYPNPFEQEKSPQESVDHALEEVQAIFEDPYGGLANPAGIFVEPIQGEGGVVAPPKGFLKGLRDIADDNDVPLVFDEIQSGLGRSGQWWASEWYDVTPDVMTSAKALGGTGFPLSATMYHEDLDTWGSGDHAGTYRGHVVAMRAGTRAIEYIQEHDLLAHARDLGDSIRTRLEAVGESNPRVGEVRGKGLFIGAALVDEQGRPDDDAADAIQDYCFEHGVLVWKAGRHGNVLRLLPPLVLTEELAETALDVIVDAIETVTSEKQRV
- a CDS encoding aldehyde ferredoxin oxidoreductase family protein — its product is MLHTIGPLLTVDVGAKESRTEAIDEILESYIGGRGVATKLAHDRIPFDADPFGAENRLFFTTGPMQASNMSFTGRMNCTGVSPLTDGLVSSNAGGFMSRNFADAGYAAVELVGASDDLLAVHVTDDGVEFEAVPELEGATVSEVGAYMDGEHGLGVENLAVAGPAGENRVRFASIMTSEERAFGRGGLGAVMGSKNVKAISFEGDSAPDIEVPSGQMEIHREAATDDHIMKRQGTVAVMDLANEIGGLPSYYFSEQQFEGVEGINGDAVESKKYKKGTCSACAFACKLPTKDEERGVETEGPEFEVAMAFGSNSGVDDIVDVMKSNKLCDEYGLDAISTGNTVAAYLASEDEFGNRELIWDLVEKIAHRKGVGDDLAEGIGRVHDDLGVENWTVKGLDFAAHEGRVLHGQGLSYAVANRGADHMYAVFYSQEYPLVPEDEAMDPTGLDGKPQRLIEKENQMALNDSGVVCKFSRDYMTPERYEMLFGTEYETLLDVGSRVVTLERHFNNRRGFDRSDDALPYDLPDFETALDEYYDRRGWTDEGVVPEDAIPV
- a CDS encoding IclR family transcriptional regulator, translating into MTERDAGRVLKTTALSLQLVEHILELEGASLVELAEASDLAKSTVHSHLNTLAEYGYVVNEDNRYHLGAKFCHLGDYVRTRKEYRRIAEETIEHLSQESALEADFAVEENGRIVSLYGDLDFTNFPQFLVDGSPFHVHTTASGKAIVAEYPRERVREIVDRWGLPAATERSISTEEELFTELQRVRKRGYAESDGEAIEGLWVVGKAVKSPRGEVYGSLNLSGPSYAIDNETKAAQVELLTKAAGTFEREVAEMYGAPSPGGSGAR
- a CDS encoding PH domain-containing protein, producing MSRGLPAVWSALLGAPFVAVGGYIYEFQAAYPLVAGQSAAPPITGVLLATFGLFVTALGLYVQFIGAPPAPAMRADESVVDDRDPAQRNALAQAFASIPFLAAGMTLLYFTERPLVYPTLALAVGLYLFSTGIHRYWRNTLTTYIVTNQRVMEEYRFLSLVRSEIPIEKVRSVEERQSMWESMSGRGKVRVRAGSTGGLTISIDDVYDATEFADVIRTQLGSDDARRLGADTAVTIPNSPSDEVQAVRENQSSPAMETASDEAFTASNDAEQAEIDEHNDDDRESEFAGRGRDRSRTSTGRVSTGPDGEPGVGERDHTDEAVGGPRTID
- a CDS encoding PH domain-containing protein; its protein translation is MKFTRDWPSLTVTVALVLALLTATGSPVAAAVVEERNERFTAVQTEETTATETSTGQNTTTSSNETTSTDESPNDSEPPQETDTPTATPVPSSTPDSHTTDEATFELSNLSAPSVVRRGDEFRVDATVTNTAGTNGTKLVNYTFGGSVVDTERVALDAGESTRVTFRSSLSEIEDRHGSAAPGPYVHGVRNETGGGAAARIRVTPDIDFTAQTFDAPTEISKDDPYVVLATVENPGNTTITRTVAYEFDGNEVAAKTVTVDAGKQRQVAFEISMADVESTVGSIDDATTHNHTVVTGESRRGGEVRVVEGPSADASMLAVERFQTPNDVRPGETVQVNMTVRNVGSSQFEGQLSYRLDDAIVATQWVRVPMGEERTVRFEASYADIERAAVPLSSRSTEHGIWAGDESVSTRPVTVHAAVETPTETPPPATFTSSPENGSPPSSQSSPSASSSECERGFFSYCGGASMDETTLTLVGIATSVLGIAYEMLKSR
- a CDS encoding PadR family transcriptional regulator → MNDLSGFQRDLLYVISGFGQPSGQEVKNELEQYVDGEINHGQLYPNLDTLVNKGYVEKGPIDRRTNYYAITDEGVEAIRERRSWERQYISPTP